The sequence ACTCCCTGGGCGAGTTCCTGGCGCTCGCGGTGTCCCTCGAGTTCCTGGCGGACAAGACGGACAACGCGCGCGCCGCGATCCTGGGCCGCACGCTCGACGAGGCCACCGGCAAGCTGCTCGAGGCCGGCAAGTCGCCGTCGCGCCGCGTCGGCGAGCTCGACAACCGCGGCAGCCACTTCTACCTGGCGCTGTACTGGGCGCAGGCGCTGGCGGCGCAGGACGACGACGCCGAGCTGCGGGACGCGTTCGCGCCGCTGGCCGAGCGCCTGGCGGCCGACGAGGAGTCGATCGTCGGCGAGCTGACCGGCGTGCAGGGCGAGCCCGTCGACCTGGGCGGCTACTACTACGTCGACCGCAGCAAGGCCGACGCCGCGATGCGGCCGAGCGCCACGCTCAACGCCGCGCTCGCGGCGATCTGAGCCGCGGCGTCGCCGCCCCCGCGCGGGGGCGGCGACGCCCGGCGACGGCGGCGAACGGTTGCGGCGGCAAGTATCGGGCGCTACGCTTGCGGTAGCAAGCATTCGCGGCGCCCGCCGCGCCGCCGCCCCGAGGACCGCCCGTGAGCCAGACCGCCCCGACCACCATCGACCGCCCGCTGCCGGGCACCCGTCCGGGGCTCGCGGGCCTCGGAGCGGTGCACCTGGCGGTCACCGACCGCGAGCGCGCCCTCGTCTTCTGGCGCGACGTCCTGGGCCTCGAGCTCCTGGACCCCGACGCGCACGAGCTGCGGATGGGGGCGGGCGGCACGGAGCTCGTCGTCCTGCACCCGGGGGCCGCGGCGCCCGTCGCGGCGCGCCGCACGGGCCTCTACCACCTGGCGCTCCACGTGCAGACCGACCTGGAGTTCGCCCGCGTCCTCGGCCGGCTCTTCGCGTACCGCTGGCCGAACGCGCCGACGGATCACACGTTCACGAAGACGACGTACCTGGACGACCCGGACGGGAACGGCATCGAGATCGCCCTCGAGACGCCGGAGCGCGTCGGGCGGCTGGACTACTCCGACCGCGACTACGCCGTGATCGACGCGCAGGGGATCCGCCGGTCCGGCCGCGATCCGCTCGACCTGGACGAGGTCTTCGCCCACCTGCCCGAGCACCCCGACCTGCGCGCCCCGATGCCGGCCGGCACGACCGTCGGCCACGTCCACGTGCACGTCACCGACCTCGACGCCGCGATGCGCTTCTACCGCGACGGCCTGGGGCTGGACGAGAACATGTTCGCCCGCGGCATCGGGATGGCCGACACGACGGTCGACGGCTGGCTGCCGCACCTGATCGCCTTCAACGTCTGGCACGGCCGGGACGCCCAGGCGCCGCCGCCCGGCACCGCCGGCCTGCGGCACTTCACCGTCGGGCTGCCGTCGGCGGCAGACCGCGACGCGGCGGTCGAGCGGCTGCGCGGCCTGGGCGTCGCGGCGGAGGAGACGCCGCTGGGCGTCCGGGTGGCCGATCCGTCGGGCAACGCGATGGTCCTGACGGTGCGCGACGGGCGGCGCGCGTGAGCGCCCCGGAGGCCGGCGGCGCCCGGCCGCGCCAGCAGGCTCCCGATCCGATCGACCCGCGGGTGACGATCGGCCACGTGCACCTGCGGACCGCCGACATCGACCGCGTGAAGGCGTTCTACGTCGACGTCCTCGGCTTCGACGTCATCACCGAGGCGCGCGGGGTGCCGGGGTGGGGGACGACGGGCGACGTGCTCTTCCTCGCCGCCGGCGGCTACCACCACCACCTGGGCTTCAACACCTGGAAGTCGGCCGGCGGCGGCCCGCAGCCCGACGGCGTGACCGGCCTGCACCACGTGGCGCTCGCCTACCCGACCCGCGCGGCGCTCGCGGACGCCCTGCGGCGCCTGCGGGCGGCGGACTGGCCGCTGCGCCAGACGGCCGACCACGGCACGCACGAGGCGCTCTACCTGAGCGACCCCGACGGCAACGACCTCGAGCTGATGTGGGACCGCCCGTTCGCCGCGTGGCCGCGCGACGCCGACGGGCACCTGGAGGGCGTCTTCGGCGACGAGCTCGACCTGGACGACCTGCTCGCCGAGCTGGACCGCTAGGCGCCGTCCGGCGGCGGCGCGGGCGCGCTACTCGCCGCCCGAGGCGACGCCGCCGAGCGCCTGGGGGTCCAGCCGCGAGTCCTCGTCCGCCGGCACGTCGAGCCGCTCGCGCTGGGCGGTCGACGACCCCGTGCCCGGGTCGATCGACACCAGGTCGGCGGCGAGCGGGTCGAAGCCGTCGGTCGTCCGGAAGAGCAGGCGGGCGATGCCGACGGGCGTGGCCTCGCCGCTCAGCCCGCCGGTGCCGCCGGCCCCGACGCTGCCGCCGTTGACGACCGTCACGCGCCCCTCGCGCCGCACGAGCGCCCGGTGGGTGTGGCCCACGGCGAAGACGAGGGGGCGCCGCGGCGGGCGCTCGCGCAGCCGCTGCAGCGCGACGGCGAGCATCTGCGGCTCGTGGACCAGGACGACGTCGACCTTCCCCACGAGCGGCTCCAGCCAGGTCCAGAAGCGCTCCTGGTCGGCCGCCGACGGCCCGGCGTCGTCGTAGCGGTCGCGGTAGTCCTCGGCGCGCAGGCGGACGAACGGGTCGCCGTAGCCGGCGACGCGCAGGCCGGCCACGCGCACGACGGGCCGCGGGGTCGCCGGCGGACGCCCGTCGCGGCCGAGCGGCCCGTCGGCGCCGAGCACCAGCGCGCCGCGGCGGGCCAGGGACCGCGACAGCGTGTCGGAGTCGTGGTTGCCGGTGACGAACACGAACGGCCGGCCCAGGCCGACGACGCGCTCGAGCAGCCGGCCCTCGAGCGGCGAGCCGCGGTCGGTCAGGTCGCCGACGAACAGCACCGGGCCGCCGTCCGCGACCCGTTGCAGGATCGGCAGCGCCAGCACGTTGTTGTGCAGGTCCGACGCCACCGTCAGCCGCGACGCGCGGTCCAGGCTCTGCCGGCGCGCCGGGTCCGAGACCAGGCGCGCCAGGCCGACGAGCTGGGCGTCGAGTTCCTGGTCGAGCACGCCCGCGGAGCGCTGGGCGTCCTCGAGCACGCCCAGCGCCCGCGGGATGTCGGGGCCGAACGCGTAGTACTGCGGCCGGTCGAGGGCGCCGCGCGGCGGCATGAGGACGACGAGCGCCACCACGAGGAGCACGGAGACCCCGACCGCCGTCCCGCTCGTCCAGCGCAGGCGCGGACCGGCGCGCGAGCGCACCGCGGCGGCGACCAGCAGCCCGACGAGGGCGCCGGACACGGCGACGACGAGGATCAGGGCGCGGAAGTACGACGCGATGGCGTCGCGGGCCTCGGCCTGCACCCGGCGGGCGTCCAGCCGCCCCTGCTCCGCGACGCGCTTGACCGCGTCGCGGTCGACCGTCCGCACGTCGACCTGCAGCCGGACCGGCAGGCGGATCGCCCGGTACCGCACGCCCCAGTCGACGAGCGGCACGTAGACGTCGAGCGCTCCGCGGTGGAACGGCTCGACGGACAGCCGCACCTGCCCGACGGACAGCTGCTCGTCCTGCCCGTACAGCGCCAGGGCGCCGACGCCGCCCGCGAGCGTCCCGGCCACGACGGCCAGGACGGTCAGGACCCGGCGCAGCGCCAGGACGGCCGGCGCGCGGCGCCCGGCCAGGGCGGCGCGGATGCGGGGCAGGCGCGGAACGGGCGATCCCTCCGGCGGGGCCGGGTCAGACGGTCTCGGTCTCGGCCGCGTGCGCGACCGCGAGCATCTCGGCGACCGACGTCAGCTTCACGCGCGGGCGGCCCTGCGGCTCGCCCAGCGCCCGCTCGTGGGCGTCGATGCGCTGCCAGCCGGCGAAGTCCACGTGGTCGGGGACGCGCTCGGCGACGAGGTCCGCGATGTCCTCGGCCACCGTCGGCTCGGGCAGCGCGCCCGCCTCCAGGTCGGCGAGCAGCTGCGTGACGGTGTCCTGGGCGCACTTCTTGTTCGTGCCGATGACGCCCGACGGACCCCGCTTGACCCAGCCGGCGGTGTAGACGCCGGGGACCGGCTCGCCCGTCTCGGGGTCGAGCACCCGCCCGTCGAGGTTGTTGATCGTGGCGCGCTGGTCGTCGAACGGCACGCCCGGCAGCGGTCGGCCGCGGTAGCCGATGGAGCGCAGGACGAGGTCGCAGTCGATGACCTCGGTCTCGTTCGTCGCGCGGGCCGACAGCCAGCCGTCCTCGTCCGCCACGAGCTCGTTCTTCACGACCTCGATGCCGGTCACCTTGTCGTCGCCGAGGATCTTCACCGGGGAGGCGAGGAAGCGCAGGACGACGCGGCGGCGCTTGCCCTCGGGCGTGCGGCCGGCGTACTCCGTCGCGATCTCGACGTTGCGCTGCTCGCGGACGTCGGCGCCGTCGCGCTCGAGCCACGCCTTCGAGCCCTCGTCCAGGTCGACGTCCTTCGGGTCGACGACCACGTCCGCGTCGGCCATCTCGCCCAGCTCGCGCAGCTCGGGGTTCGTGAACGCCGCCTGGGCGATGCCGCGACGGCCCAGGACGACGATCTCCTCGATGCTCGACGCCGCGAGCGCCTCGATGGCGTGGTCGGCGGTGTCCGTCTCGCGCAGCTCGTCGACCGTCAGCGCCAGCATGCGCGCGACGTCGACCGCCACGTTGCCGTTGCCGATCACGACGGCGCGGCGGCCGGTCAGGTCGAACGTGCGGTCGGCCGCGTCGGGGTGGCCGTTGTACCAGGCCACGAAGTCGGTGGCGGGATGCGACCCGGGCAGGTCCTCGCCGGGGATCCCCAGACGCCGGTCGTGCGAGGCGCCCGTCGTGTAGATGACGGCGTGGTGGCGCGCCGCGAGCTCCTCGTGCGAGACGTCCTTGCCGACCTCGACGCCGCCGAAGAAGCGGAAGCCGGGCTTCTTCGCGATCCGCTCGTAGACGCGGATGACCGACTTGATCTTCGGGTGGTCCGGCGCGACGCCGAAGCGCACGAGGCCGTACGGGGTGGGCAGGCGGTCGAACAGGTCGACCTCGGCCGCCACGTCCGTCGCCGCCAGCAGCTGGCCCGCGGCGTAGAAGCCGGCCGGACCGGCGCCCACGATCGCGATCTTCAGGGGGCGGGGGGTGCTCGTCTCGTCGCTCACGCTGCGCTCTCCGGGGTCGGTCCGGGCCGGGAGCCCCGGCGGCGGGCGCGGGGCGGTCGGCGGATCCCGTCCATCGTACGACCCCGCGCGCCGGGGCCGCCCCGCCGGTGTTCGGGTACCCGTACGTCGCGCGGCCGGCGCCCGGCCCTCAGCGCGGCCGGCGCTCGGTCAGCCGGAGCCACACCTCGCTGCGGGTGGGGAAGACCGGCGTCGCGCGATCGAGCACCTCGAGCGGCACGCGGCCGACGATCGCGACGGTGGCGGCGTGCAGCCACTCCGCGGTCTCCGCGCCGACGAACGTGGCGCCGACGAGGACTCCGGCCCCGCGGTCGACCACGAAGCGGCTGGTCCCGCCCGCGCCCTTGCCGACGAAGCTCGCTCCGGCCGTGCCGTCGGTCGGCGCGTCGATCGCGACGGCGTCCAGGCCGGCGTCCCGCGCCGCGTCGAGCGTCAGCCCCACCGCCGCCACCTGCGGCTCGGTGAACGTCACCCGCGGACTCGTCCGGCCCTCGAGCTCGTCGGGGGCCAGGGCCGCGTCCTCGTCGCCCAGCAGGACGGCCGTCGCGACGCGCGCCTGCCGCTTGGCGACGTGGGTGAGCAGCGCGCGGCCGTTCACGTCGCCGAGCGCGACCAGCCACGGGCGGCCGCCGACGCGCAGCCGCTCGTCCGTCCGCAGGTGCCCGCCGTCGTCCGGCGCGACCCCGACGGCCTCGAGGCCCAGGTCGTCCGTGTTCGGGCGCCGGCCCGCGGCGACGAGCAGCTCGTCGCCGGTCAGCCGCTCGCCCCCGGCGAGCTCGAGGGTGACGGTGCCGTCCGCGCGCGCCGCCCGGGTCAGCTCGACGCCGGTGCGGACCGCGACGCCGGCGGCGCGCAGGCCGTCCTCGACCTGCTCGGACGCGAACGGCTCCTCGCCCGCCAGGATCCGGTCCGCCACCTCGAGCAGCGTCACCTCGGCGCCCAGGGACCGCCACGCGAGCGCCAGCTCGGCGCCGATCGGCCCGCCGCCGACGACGAGCAGCCGGCCGGGGACCTGCTCCGCCGTGGTGGCCTCGCGGTTGGTCCAGCCGGCGGCCTCGCGCAGGCCGTCGACGGGCGGGAACGCGGGCCGCGTGCCGACGCAGACGACGACGGCGCGGCGGGCGACGATGCGCTCGGACGCGCGGTCCCCGTCGCGGCGGGTCACCTCGACGGTCCGCTCGGCGACGAGGCGCCCGTGCCCGCGCACCAGCCGCACGTCGCGCTCGTCGAGCCAGTCGAGCTGGCCGCCGTCGTCCAGGTCGTGCACGACCTCGTCGCGGCGGTCGAGGACCACCTGCGGGTCGAGCGGGCCGGACACGAGCTCGCGCACGCCGGGCACGCGCCGGGCCTCGGCGAGCAGCGCGGTGGGGCGCAGGAGCGCCTTCGACGGCATGCAGCCCCAGTACGCGCACTCGCCGCCGACCAGGCGCGGCTCCACGAGCACGACGTCCAGGCCGCCGTCCGCGAGCTGCCCGGCGGCGGCCTCGCCTGCGGGGCCGGCGCCGAGGACCACGACGTCGGCTTCGGTCTCGTGCACGGGCTCTCCTGACGGCGGAAGGGGCGCGCCGGGGCGGCGCGGGGGCGGGGCCGGCCCGGGCGGGGCGCGGCAGGTACGTCCCCATTCGTAGCGCGTCGGCGGCGGCGGGGCGGCCCAGAACGACGAAACGCCGCCCCCGGGACCCCCGGGGACGGCGTACGTGGACGGACGGCGCGCTCGCGCCGGGCGTCGGGGCTACTTCAGGCCCTTGAAGGCGGTCCAGGTCGAGCGGCTCGAGCCCGACTTCGTCTGCAGGCCGGACTGCCACTGCTCGCCCGAGGACTGCGGGTCGCGGAGCTGGTACCAGACGAAGGACTTGACCTTCTGCTTCTTCGCGATGCTCCACGCGCTCTTCAGGTACTTCGCGGCGGTGCCGGTCGGGATCTTGTCCTTGCCGCGCGTCTTGTACGCGAACTCCGTCAGGTAGATCCGCGAGACGGCGGAGGACGAGATGCGCTTCGTGCGCGCGGCCTTCTTCAGGTCCGACTTCGCGTAGCCCAGGTTGGCCTGCGTCCAGTCGTCGCGGTCCTTGCGCTTCTTGGTCGGGTTCGCCTTGAAGTCGTACGTGTGCAGCGACACGCCGTCGGCCTTGATCTTGTAGGACGAGCTCTTGCCCGTGGCCTTCCAGTTCGACTTCAGGCCCAGGACCTCGCGCACGAACTTGCCGGCGTCCGTCGACTGCCCGTTCGGGTAGTTCCGCGACAGCGCGCGGTCGTACGGCAGGAGCTCGCCGAAGAGCACCTTGGCGCTCGGGTCGATCTCCTTGATCTCGTCGTACGCGATGTTGTGCAGCTTGCGGTAGAGCGCCGCGCCGCCGCGCTTGGGCAGGTGGCGGTACCAGTTGGGCTCGTTGATCGGCGCGTAGTACAGCTCGGCGCCCGGGATGCCCTTCAGGGCCGTCGCCAGGTTCCGGATGTACGACGTGTAGGCGCTCGACGAGACCTTGGAGGCGGCCGTCGGGCCCTTCTTCTTGCCGCGCGGGTTGAACGACGTCGAGCCCGTGATGTTCGGCGAGACGAGGATCTGCTTGGCGCCGGCCTGCACCGCCGCGGCGGCGGACGTGCGGACGACCTGCACCTGACCGGCGTCGGGGGCCTTGTTCTTGCCGTCCCAGGACGTGTTGAAGCGGACCATCCCGACCTTCGCGTCCCCGAGGGCCGTCAGGAACGGCTGGGTCAGCTCCGGCTTGTTGACCGTCATCTCCTGGTCCTGCAGGCCCTTCACCGGCGCGGCGGTCGCCGCCCCGGCGGGGACGAGGACGGCCGCGGACGCGGCGGCGGTGGCCAGGGCAAGGGTGGCTCGGTTTCGAGTCATATCTCCATAGGACACCACGCATCGGCGAATGTCGCGGTGCGCGGCAGAGAAATTTCCGATCCGCCTTCCGCCGGGCCCGCGGATCCCCCGTCCCCACGGGGGATCCGCCCCCGATCGTCCCGTTGCCGTCGGCGGCGACGCGCCCGGCCGACGCGCGGCGGCTAGCCTGGGAGCATGTCGCCGGAGGCCTCGTCACCGCACCAGTCCGCGGCCGTGCAGGCGGCCGACGCGCTCGGCATCTTCGTGCGGGCGATGGCGGGGATCGAGGACGCCACACCGGACAGCGCCTCCTTCTACAACCGCCTGTGCGAGGCCGTCTGCGCGGTGATGAACGTCGACCGCGCCGTGCTGCTGCTGTACGACGAGGGTCGCCGCCGCGTGCGCCCCGTCGGCGCGCACCGCATCGCCACGGACCGCTTCCCCGCCGAGGGCGTCGGGATCGAGGACGCGCCCCTCTCGCGCGTCGCGCTCGAGGAGGACCGCGTCGTCGACGCGCTCGACATCCCCGGGGACCACCTCAACCGCCCCGACCTGAAGCAGCTGCCCGAGGGCGACCTGGCCTACGTGCCGATCGCGGCCGGGGGCACCTGGTACGGGATCATGGTCGTCGAGCGCAGCTCGGGCGAGCCGCTGCCCGCCGCCGAGCGCGACGCGCTGTGGATCGCCGGCAAGGTCGTCGCGTTCGCCGCCGAGGCCCGCCGCGCGACCCGCCAGCAGGAGCAGGTGCGGCAGCTGAACCACCGCCTCACGCTCGTCCGCCAGGTGCACGAGCAGGTCATCCAGCGGCTGTTCGGCGTCGGCCTGGTGCTCGCGTCCGACGCCCCGCTCGAGGGCGAGGCGCGCGAACGCGCCCGCTCCGAGGTCGAGGCGACCCAGGCCGACCTGCGCACCCTGCTGCAGGGCCCCCGGCTGAACGCGGCCGCGCCCACGTCGCTGCGCCTGGGGGAGGAGATCGAGCGCCTGCGCCGCGCCCACGACACCGTGGAGCTGCGCGCCGACCTCGAGCCCGACCTCGAGCTGCCCGCCAGCCTGGAGCCGCTCGCGCAGTCCGTGCTCGGCGAGGCGGTGCGCAACGCGCTCAAGCACGGCACCCCCACGGTGCTGCAGATCACGGTGCGACGGCTCGACGACGCGATCGCGATGACGATCGACAGCGACGGCGCCCGGCGCGGAGACGCGGGCCACACCGGCCTGGGGCTGCGCCTGGCCGCGGTCGAGGCGCTGCAGGTCGGCGGGCTGCTGGAGTTCGGCTCGCGCGGCGAGAACGAGTGGCGCGTGCGGCTGCTGCTGCCGGCCACGGACGAGACGGAGGTACACGGATGAACCGCGAGGTCGGACGGACGGTCGTCCTGCTGGTCGACGACCACGAGGTGGTCCACTGGGGGCTGCGCGCCCTGCTGTCGGGCCAGCCGTGGGTCGCGCGCTGCCTGAGCGCGCACAACGGCCAGGAGGCCGTCGAGCTCGCCGGCCGCTACGCGCCGCACGTCGCCCTGGTCGACCTCTTCCTGGGCACGGAGTCCGGCGCGGAGCTGTGCGAGCGCCTGCGCGCGGCCGAGCCGCGGACGAAGGTGCTGCTGCTCTCCGGCGCCGGCCGCATCTCGGCGGCGGCGGCCAAGGCCGCGGGCGCGTCCGGGTTCGTCCCGAAGGACTGGCCCGCCGCTGACGTCTGCCGCGCCGTCCGCGCCGTGGCCGCCGGTCGCACCGTCTTCGAGGGCGTCGCCGGCCCCGCCACCCCCGCCGGCCTGTCCCCGCGCGAGCGCGAGATCCTGGGGCTCATCGCCACGGGGGCGACGAACCCCGAGATCGCCGGCACCCTGCACCTCTCCCCGCACACGGTGAAGGAGCACACGAGCTCGCTCTACCGCAAGCTCGAGGTGCGGAACCGCGCCGAGGCCGTCCGGACCGCGGACCAGCTCGGCCTCCTCTGAGGGGGCCGGGGGTCGGGCGCGGTTCCCGGATGGGGTTCCCACCACCCGCCCCCGACGCCGAGGCGGTGCGTACGGCGGATCAGCTCGGCCTGCTCTGAGGACCGGCCGCGAAGCGGGCTCTCGGGCCCGCTTCGCTGGCGCGTCGCCGCGCGTCACCCCCGCCGCGCAGGGGGTCGCGATCCCCGTGTGGCGGCCGGACGTCGGCCCGTCGTGGCAGGCTGTTGCGTCGTGAACGTGCAGACGGCGGTTCTCCTCCCCGGCCAGGGCACCCCGATGGACGGGGCCGGCGACGAGGTCCAGCGGCTGCGGCCCGACCTGCACGAGGCGGTCGTCGCGGCGGTCGGCGAGGATCCGTTCCCGCGCGTGGGGGAGAGCACCCGCTACGCCCAGCCGGCGATCGTCTGCTCGTCGCTCGCCCGCTACTCGGCGCTCGGCCTGCCCGAGCCCGACGCCTTCTTCGGCCACTCCCTCGGCGAGATCGTCGCCCTGGCCCTCGGCGGCGTGATCGACCAGCGCGAGGCCCTCGTCCTGGCCGCCGCCCGCGGCGCCGCGATGGCCGACGCCGACCCGGAGCGCCTCGGCTCGATGGCGGCGCTGCGCAAGGGCGGGCTGGAGGAGGCCCAGGCGCTGGCGGACGAGCACGGCCTCGTCGTCGCCTGCGACAACGCCCCCGGCCAGATCGTGCTCGCCGGCCGCATCGACGCGCTCGACGCCGCCGCCGAGACGGCGAAGACGCGGGGCAACCGGGTGCGCCGCCTCGACGTCGCGGGCGCGTTCCACTCGCCGATGATGGAGCCGGCGATCACGGGCCTGCAGGCCGCCGTCGACCGCACGACCTTCCGCGAAGCGCGCGTGACGGTGTGGTCCGCCGTGACCGCCGCCCCGATCGACGACCCGCCGCGCCGCCTGATCGACAGCCTCACGCACCCGGTGCTGTTCCGCCCCGGCCTGCTCGCGCTGCACGCCGCCGGCGTGCGCCGCTTCGTCGACGTCGGCCCCGGCGACGTCGCCGCCGGCCTCGCGCGCCGCACGTTCGCGGACGGCTTCGAGGGCGACGACGCCGTGCAGATCGACGTGCCGCAGATCACGGGGCCGGACGCCGCGACCGGGCAGGATGCCTGAGATGCCCACGTCCCCGGCCCCCGGCGCGGTCCGCGTCGCCCCCCTCGGCGTCGGCGCCGCGCTCCCCGACACCGTCGTCACGTCCGCCGAGATCGAGGAGCGCCTGGGCCTCGATCCGGGCTGGCTGCAGAAGCGCACGCACATCGCCGAGCGGCGGATCCTGGGCCCCGGCGAGCGGATCACCGACTTCGGCCTGCTCGCCTCGCAGCGCGCGCTCGCCGACGCGGGGGTCGACGCGTCCGAGGTCGACCTCGTCATCGCGGCGTGCCTGCAGAGCGACGACATCGCGCCGTCGATGTCGGCGGTCGTCTCCGCCGGCCTCGGCACCCGCCACGCCGGCGGCTTCGACATCTCCTCCGGCTGCTCCGGGTTCGTCGCGTCCGTCGCCACCGCCGCGGGCCTGATCGAGGCCGGGCGCGCCCGCACCGTCGTGGTCGTCGCCGCCGAGGCCATGAGCCGCCTGACCGACAAGTCCGACCGCGCGACGGCCGGCCTGCTCGGCGACGGCGCCGGCGCGATCGTCCTGCGCGGCGAGACGACGCCCGCCACGGCCGAGCACCCGGGCCGCACCGGCCGCTCCGTCTTCGGGTCGGACGGCGAGAACGGCGGCACCGTCCGCGTCGCGACGGACCACCCGTCGATCTACGACGACGGCGAGTTCGGCCCCGGCAAGGCCGGCCAGGTGCAGATGAACGGCTTCGACACGTACAAGACCGCCGTCGAGCGGTTCGAGTCGACCGTGCGCGAGACCGCCGCGGTCAACGGCGTCACGCTCGACGACGTCGACCTCGTGGTCCTGCACCAGGCCAACGGTCGGATCCTCGAGGCGGTCCGCAAGCGCCTGGAGCTGCCCGAGGAGCGGCTGGCGTCCTCCGTGCAGAGCCACGGCAACACGTCGGCGGCGTCCGTCGCCCTGGCGCTGGCCGACGCGCGCGCCCAGGGCCGCGTGGAGCCCGGCACCCGCCTGCTGCTCGCGGGCTTCGGCAGCGGCCTCGCGTGGGCCGGCATCACCATGACCTGGGAAGGGAGCGCCGCATGAGCGCGAAGGAGACCACCTGGCCGCCGGCCCGCCCCGAGGACGGCTGCGCGCTCGTCACCGGCGGATCCGGCGCCATCGGCGCGGCCACCGTCCGCGCCCTCGCCGCCGACGGCTGGCCCGTCGTCGTCCACTACGGCCGCGGCGCCGAGCGCGCCGAGGCCGTCGTCGCGGCCGTCCGCGACGCGGGTGGCACCGCGCAGGCGATCGCCGCCGACCTCGCCGACCCGGACGCGCCGGCGAAGCTCCTGACGGACGCCACCGAGGCGCTCGGCCCCGTCCGCGTGCTCGTCAACAACGCGGGGATCACGCGCGACAACCTCGCGATGCAGCTGACCGACGAGGACTGGCAGTCCGTCGTCGACGTCGACCTGACCGCGGCGTTCCGCCTGATCCGCCCCGCGCTGAAGACGATGATCCGCGGCCGCTGGGGCCGCATCGTCAACGTCTCGTCCGTCATCGCGCTGCGCAACAACCCGGGCCAGGCGAACTACGCCGCCGCGAAGGCCGGCCTGCTCGGCCTGACGCGCTCGGTCGCCGCCGAGGTCGCGCGCCGCGGCGTCACCGTCAACGCGGTCGCGCCGGGCTTCGTCGAGTCCGAGATGACCGAGGGCCTGCTCGACGACCTGATCGCGCACATCCCCGCGCGCCGGGCCGGGCAGCCCGAGGAGGTCGCGGCCGCGATCCGCTTCCTCGCCTCGCCGGAGGCCTCCTACGTCACCGGCTCGACGCTCGTCGTCGACGGGGGCCTCGGCTAGCCGCCGGCGCACCCGCGCGTCACCCGGACGGTCGGGCGGGGTACGACCCCCCGGATGGCGGTGAGCCTCCGGGGCCTCTGTGCCCGCCCCGACACCGGCGTGTACCCATGTAGGACCCGCACTTCCCGCATCCGCAACGACCCCGACCAACGGAGACCAGCAACGTGTCCACCCCCACCCGCGACGACGTCGAGAAGCTCGTCATCTCCTCCCTCGAGGAGCTCGGCGCCGAGGCCGACGCCCTCACCCCGACCGCGACCTTCGAGGACCTCGACGTCGACTCGCTCGACCTCGCCGAGCTCTCGCAGATCGTCGAGGAGCAGTACGGCGTCAAGCTCCAGGGCGAGGACGTCGCCAAGCTCCGCACGGTCGAGGACGCCGTGAACCTGATCGTGGAGCGCGCCGGCCAGTGAGCCGCGCCGCCATCACCGGCCTCGGCGCCGTCACCCCCATGGGGGTCGGCGTCGACGCGCTCTACTCCGGCTGGACCGGCGGCCGCTCGGCGATCGTCGACGGGCAGGGCGCCTGCCTGGACTTCGACCCGACGGCGGTGCTCTCCCGCAAGGAGGCCCGCCGCGCCGACCGCTCGAGCCAGCTCGCCCTCGCGGCGACGGCCGAGGCGCTGGCCCAGGCCGGCTGGGACGCGGAGCTGCCGTACGCGCAGGAGCGCATCGGCACGGTGATCGGCACGGGGATCGGCGGGTTCATCACCCTGACCGAGAACCACAAGGCCATGCTCGAGGGCAAGCCGGTGTCGCCGCTGGCGATCCCGCTGCTCATGGCCAACGGCCCGTCGGGCCAGGTGGCGCTGCGCCACGGGTTCCAGGGACCGAGCTTCGGCACGGTCAGCGCGTGCGCGGCGGGCGCGCACGCGATCGCCTCGGGCGTGCGGGA comes from Patulibacter sp. SYSU D01012 and encodes:
- a CDS encoding acyl carrier protein, with protein sequence MSTPTRDDVEKLVISSLEELGAEADALTPTATFEDLDVDSLDLAELSQIVEEQYGVKLQGEDVAKLRTVEDAVNLIVERAGQ
- a CDS encoding GAF domain-containing protein, which produces MSPEASSPHQSAAVQAADALGIFVRAMAGIEDATPDSASFYNRLCEAVCAVMNVDRAVLLLYDEGRRRVRPVGAHRIATDRFPAEGVGIEDAPLSRVALEEDRVVDALDIPGDHLNRPDLKQLPEGDLAYVPIAAGGTWYGIMVVERSSGEPLPAAERDALWIAGKVVAFAAEARRATRQQEQVRQLNHRLTLVRQVHEQVIQRLFGVGLVLASDAPLEGEARERARSEVEATQADLRTLLQGPRLNAAAPTSLRLGEEIERLRRAHDTVELRADLEPDLELPASLEPLAQSVLGEAVRNALKHGTPTVLQITVRRLDDAIAMTIDSDGARRGDAGHTGLGLRLAAVEALQVGGLLEFGSRGENEWRVRLLLPATDETEVHG
- a CDS encoding ketoacyl-ACP synthase III, with the protein product MPTSPAPGAVRVAPLGVGAALPDTVVTSAEIEERLGLDPGWLQKRTHIAERRILGPGERITDFGLLASQRALADAGVDASEVDLVIAACLQSDDIAPSMSAVVSAGLGTRHAGGFDISSGCSGFVASVATAAGLIEAGRARTVVVVAAEAMSRLTDKSDRATAGLLGDGAGAIVLRGETTPATAEHPGRTGRSVFGSDGENGGTVRVATDHPSIYDDGEFGPGKAGQVQMNGFDTYKTAVERFESTVRETAAVNGVTLDDVDLVVLHQANGRILEAVRKRLELPEERLASSVQSHGNTSAASVALALADARAQGRVEPGTRLLLAGFGSGLAWAGITMTWEGSAA
- a CDS encoding response regulator transcription factor, with the protein product MNREVGRTVVLLVDDHEVVHWGLRALLSGQPWVARCLSAHNGQEAVELAGRYAPHVALVDLFLGTESGAELCERLRAAEPRTKVLLLSGAGRISAAAAKAAGASGFVPKDWPAADVCRAVRAVAAGRTVFEGVAGPATPAGLSPREREILGLIATGATNPEIAGTLHLSPHTVKEHTSSLYRKLEVRNRAEAVRTADQLGLL
- a CDS encoding cellulase family glycosylhydrolase, with the protein product MTRNRATLALATAAASAAVLVPAGAATAAPVKGLQDQEMTVNKPELTQPFLTALGDAKVGMVRFNTSWDGKNKAPDAGQVQVVRTSAAAAVQAGAKQILVSPNITGSTSFNPRGKKKGPTAASKVSSSAYTSYIRNLATALKGIPGAELYYAPINEPNWYRHLPKRGGAALYRKLHNIAYDEIKEIDPSAKVLFGELLPYDRALSRNYPNGQSTDAGKFVREVLGLKSNWKATGKSSSYKIKADGVSLHTYDFKANPTKKRKDRDDWTQANLGYAKSDLKKAARTKRISSSAVSRIYLTEFAYKTRGKDKIPTGTAAKYLKSAWSIAKKQKVKSFVWYQLRDPQSSGEQWQSGLQTKSGSSRSTWTAFKGLK
- a CDS encoding ACP S-malonyltransferase; amino-acid sequence: MNVQTAVLLPGQGTPMDGAGDEVQRLRPDLHEAVVAAVGEDPFPRVGESTRYAQPAIVCSSLARYSALGLPEPDAFFGHSLGEIVALALGGVIDQREALVLAAARGAAMADADPERLGSMAALRKGGLEEAQALADEHGLVVACDNAPGQIVLAGRIDALDAAAETAKTRGNRVRRLDVAGAFHSPMMEPAITGLQAAVDRTTFREARVTVWSAVTAAPIDDPPRRLIDSLTHPVLFRPGLLALHAAGVRRFVDVGPGDVAAGLARRTFADGFEGDDAVQIDVPQITGPDAATGQDA
- the fabG gene encoding 3-oxoacyl-ACP reductase FabG — translated: MSAKETTWPPARPEDGCALVTGGSGAIGAATVRALAADGWPVVVHYGRGAERAEAVVAAVRDAGGTAQAIAADLADPDAPAKLLTDATEALGPVRVLVNNAGITRDNLAMQLTDEDWQSVVDVDLTAAFRLIRPALKTMIRGRWGRIVNVSSVIALRNNPGQANYAAAKAGLLGLTRSVAAEVARRGVTVNAVAPGFVESEMTEGLLDDLIAHIPARRAGQPEEVAAAIRFLASPEASYVTGSTLVVDGGLG